The following proteins are co-located in the Vigna unguiculata cultivar IT97K-499-35 chromosome 9, ASM411807v1, whole genome shotgun sequence genome:
- the LOC114163374 gene encoding mitochondrial thiamine diphosphate carrier 2-like isoform X1 — MEGEPSQLKRAAIDATAGALSGAVSRTVTSPLDVIKIRFQVQLEPTSSWTLLRKDLSTPSKYTGMLQATKDIFREEGMRGFWRGNVPALLMVMPYTSIQFTVLHKLKTLASGSSKTENHMNLSPYLSYMSGAIAGSAATVGSYPFDLLRTILASQGEPKVYPNMRTAFVDIVQTRGFQGLYAGLSPTLVEIIPYAALQFGTYDTFKRWAMAWNQRQHSNSTTENISSFQLFLCGVSAGTCAKLATHPLDVVKKRFQIEGLQRHPRYGARVEHRAYNNMLDAIKRILQMEGWAGLYKGIVPSTVKAAPANAVTFVAYELISDWLESLLT, encoded by the exons ATGGAGGGGGAACCGAGCCAGCTGAAACGGGCTGCGATTGATGCCACCGCCGGAGCTCTTTCCGGTGCTGTATCCAGGACCGTCACGTCGCCTCTCGATGTTATCAAGATTAGGTTTCAG GTTCAACTAGAACCCACATCTTCATGGACTTTACTACGCAAGGATTTGTCTACTCCTTCAAAATATACCGGCATGCTTCAAGCAACCAAAGATATTTTCAGAGAAGAAGGGATGCGG GGTTTTTGGCGGGGAAATGTGCCAGCTTTGCTCATGGTTATGCCATATACAAGTATACAATTTACTGTTCTACACAAGTTGAAGACTCTTGCCTCTGGTTCTTCCAAAACAG AGAATCACATGAATTTGAGTCCTTATCTGTCCTATATGAGTGGGGCAATAGCTGGGAGTGCTGCTACTGTAGGTTCATATCCCTTTGATCTTCTCCGAACCATATTAGCTTCCCAGGGTGAACCAAAG GTTTATCCAAACATGAGAACAGCATTTGTTGATATTGTCCAGACTCGTGGCTTCCAAGGCTTGTATGCTGGATTGTCCCCAACCCTAGTTGAGATTATACCATATGCAGCCCTACAATTTGGCACCTATGATACATTTAAACGTTGGGCCATG gCGTGGAATCAACGTCAACATTCGAATTCTACTACAGAAAACATCTCTAGTTTTCAGCTTTTCCTCTGTGGAGTGAGTGCAGGAACATGTGCCAAGCTCGCCACTCATCCACTTGATGTAGTCAAGAAAAGATTTCAG ATTGAAGGTCTACAAAGGCATCCAAGATATGGAGCTCGGGTTGAACACCGTGCATACAACAATATGCTTGATGCCATAAAGCGAATATTACAAATGGAGGGTTGGGCTGGTCTATATAAGGGGATAGTTCCATCAACTGTTAAAGCTGCACCAGCTAATGCTGTAACATTTGTGGCGTATGAATTGATATCAGATTGGCTGGAATCTCTTTTgacttga
- the LOC114163374 gene encoding mitochondrial thiamine diphosphate carrier 1-like isoform X2 produces MDFTTQGFVYSFKIYRHASSNQRYFQRRRDAGFLAGKCASFAHGYAIYKYTIYCSTQVEDSCLWFFQNRSIMFIALLSVAAENHMNLSPYLSYMSGAIAGSAATVGSYPFDLLRTILASQGEPKVYPNMRTAFVDIVQTRGFQGLYAGLSPTLVEIIPYAALQFGTYDTFKRWAMAWNQRQHSNSTTENISSFQLFLCGVSAGTCAKLATHPLDVVKKRFQIEGLQRHPRYGARVEHRAYNNMLDAIKRILQMEGWAGLYKGIVPSTVKAAPANAVTFVAYELISDWLESLLT; encoded by the exons ATGGACTTTACTACGCAAGGATTTGTCTACTCCTTCAAAATATACCGGCATGCTTCAAGCAACCAAAGATATTTTCAGAGAAGAAGGGATGCGG GGTTTTTGGCGGGGAAATGTGCCAGCTTTGCTCATGGTTATGCCATATACAAGTATACAATTTACTGTTCTACACAAGTTGAAGACTCTTGCCTCTGGTTCTTCCAAAACAG GTCTATTATGTTCATTGCTTTGCTTTCTGTTGCTGCAGAGAATCACATGAATTTGAGTCCTTATCTGTCCTATATGAGTGGGGCAATAGCTGGGAGTGCTGCTACTGTAGGTTCATATCCCTTTGATCTTCTCCGAACCATATTAGCTTCCCAGGGTGAACCAAAG GTTTATCCAAACATGAGAACAGCATTTGTTGATATTGTCCAGACTCGTGGCTTCCAAGGCTTGTATGCTGGATTGTCCCCAACCCTAGTTGAGATTATACCATATGCAGCCCTACAATTTGGCACCTATGATACATTTAAACGTTGGGCCATG gCGTGGAATCAACGTCAACATTCGAATTCTACTACAGAAAACATCTCTAGTTTTCAGCTTTTCCTCTGTGGAGTGAGTGCAGGAACATGTGCCAAGCTCGCCACTCATCCACTTGATGTAGTCAAGAAAAGATTTCAG ATTGAAGGTCTACAAAGGCATCCAAGATATGGAGCTCGGGTTGAACACCGTGCATACAACAATATGCTTGATGCCATAAAGCGAATATTACAAATGGAGGGTTGGGCTGGTCTATATAAGGGGATAGTTCCATCAACTGTTAAAGCTGCACCAGCTAATGCTGTAACATTTGTGGCGTATGAATTGATATCAGATTGGCTGGAATCTCTTTTgacttga
- the LOC114163375 gene encoding uncharacterized protein LOC114163375, whose product MGQAFRRASGRIRAASEADTSSFSKPKIAVDRRPPPTVATDKTAQISKAAEQDVLHADDHPRVNTDNILEERDPKFDAMLGQMVGRIKSKPGGKSEMGEAFVVEKYNRPMPKLRNTKPDSGRYEERQVPTGTLNIAQLRHIILLHEGKADDYNGRMNAHQIAEKFQVDLVQVQRILQFLSQPPEGSSKDKNEAPR is encoded by the exons ATGGGTCAGGCATTTCGTCGAGCATCTGGAAGAATCCGGGCAGCATCCGAGGCTGACACCTCATCTTTCTCCAAGCCAAAGATCGCCGTTGATCGCCGACCGCCGCCCACGGTTGCCACCGACAAGACGGCGCAGATCTCGAAAGCCGCCGAACAAGACGTACTTCACGCCG ATGATCATCCTAGAGTTAATACGGACAACATCCTGGAAGAAAGAGATCCCAAATTTGATGCTATGCTTGGTCAAATGGTTGGTAGAATTAAATCAAAGCCTGGGGGGAAATCTGAGATGGGTGAG GCATTCGTGGTTGAGAAGTACAACAGGCCAATGCCCAAATTGCGAAACACAAAACCAGATTCTGGGCGCTATGAGGAAAGGCAGGTTCCTACTGGCACTTTGAATATTGCTCAGTTGCGCCATATCATCCTTTTGCACGAAGGCAAGGCTGATGATTACAATGGACGTATGAATGCTCACCAAATTGCTGAAAAATTTCAAGTCGATCTTGTTCAGGTTCAGAGGATCTTGCAATTCTTATCACAACCTCCAGAAGGTAGCAGTAAAGACAAGAACGAAGCACCTAGATAG
- the LOC114196115 gene encoding uncharacterized protein LOC114196115, with the protein MFHSQRFKPLLLYLKSLSRTPLQTPQPKNLFPSILSLKHTSNASQQHSFTVSYLVNDRGFSPETALKASKFIQFETSEKPDSVIAFFRDNGFSNTQINSIVRRAPNVLTCDPHKRIFPKFEFLLSKGASRSDIVELVSRSPRILYSSLENNIVPSYELMRKFLQTDEKTMDCIRSCGHFFGTDRVVQNVKLLVDDGVTDPVIAFLLRRRVSIILCSALKRTLDEVKEMGFDPSKLSFAIALLAKTTIPKSRWERKVEAFKRWGWSEELVLRVFKRQPLVMLVSQDKIDRIMRFWVKQLGWDYLALTKKPEIFGFSLERRIIPRALVVQYLLKKGLRSKSGSLVTPFSVSEKVFIENYVMRFKEETSELLKLYQVKD; encoded by the coding sequence ATGTTTCATTCCCAACGCTTCAAACCCCTTCTTCTCTATCTGAAGTCACTCTCAAGAACACCTCTTCAAACCCCACAACCCAAGAATCTTTTCCCCTCGATACTCTCTCTGAAACACACCTCAAATGCTTCACAGCAACACTCTTTCACGGTTTCCTACCTCGTAAACGATCGCGGGTTCTCCCCGGAAACCGCTCTCAAGGCCTCCAAATTCATTCAATTCGAAACCTCGGAAAAGCCGGACTCAGTCATCGCCTTCTTCAGAGACAACGGATTCAGCAACACCCAGATAAACAGCATCGTTAGAAGAGCACCCAATGTGCTCACTTGCGACCCCCACAAAAGGATTTTTCCAAAGTTCGAGTTTTTACTCTCCAAAGGGGCCTCACGCTCTGACATTGTGGAACTGGTGAGTAGGAGCCCCAGAATCCTTTACTCCAGCCTCGAGAATAACATTGTCCCTTCGTATGAACTGATGAGGAAGTTTCTTCAAACTGATGAGAAAACTATGGACTGCATACGCTCTTGTGGGCATTTCTTTGGTACTGATCGTGTGGTGCAGAATGTGAAACTTTTGGTTGATGATGGAGTCACCGATCCTGTGATAGCCTTTTTGTTGCGCAGGAGAGTTTCTATAATCTTGTGTTCTGCCTTGAAGAGGACTTTGGATGAGGTTAAGGAAATGGGGTTTGATCCTTCCAAGTTGAGCTTTGCCATCGCGCTGCTGGCGAAAACGACCATTCCGAAATCGCGATGGGAGAGGAAAGTTGAGGCCTTTAAGAGATGGGGTTGGTCTGAAGAATTGGTTCTTAGAGTGTTTAAGAGGCAACCCCTCGTGATGTTGGTGTCCCAAGATAAGATTGATAGGATTATGAGATTTTGGGTTAAGCAATTAGGTTGGGACTATTTGGCTCTTACCAAGAAGCCAGAGATTTTTGGATTTAGTTTGGAGAGAAGGATCATTCCAAGGGCACTTGTTGTCCAGTATTTACTCAAGAAAGGTTTGAGGAGTAAGAGTGGCAGCTTGGTTACGCCATTTTCTGTTTCTGAAAAGGTGTTTATTGAAAACTATGTCATGCGTTTTAAGGAGGAGACAAGTGAACTATTAAAGCTGTACCAAGTCAAAGACTAA
- the LOC114196117 gene encoding AUGMIN subunit 2-like, with translation MSMASESSWVGRKPVKRIGGMPDALSFAADLGFSMSPPPSQEELQNSSPTTGEKGEDLIRVLRELTTVQRKIADLQVELQGRKDDKNVAHLTHVSEMEKKTETLDTITTILKDVIQNKDRIIARLQQPYSLDCIPVEAEYQKQFSELLMKAASDYGALTASVADFQWSQNFKEPPSVLGEMLRLIPVALASCTRFFEAMSATRESFATLQKLRLGHFDSQRVPGVSYCLTPPPWKTEANYNDLGITNQRRKHLDQVEDVNSQVTQIHHNICTYKKKVVRHHLTTCIKIK, from the exons ATGTCAATGGCAAGCGAATCAAGTTGGGTGGGGAGGAAGCCGGTGAAACGCATTGGGGGAATGCCCGATGCTCTATCATTTGCTGCTGATCTTGGTTTCTCCATGTCCCCTCCCCCATCCCAG GAAGAACTTCAGAATTCATCTCCTACAACTGGGGAAAAGGGCGAGGACTTGATCAGGGTTTTGAGAGAACTAACTACTGTCCAAAGAAAAATCGCAGACTTGCAAGTTGAACTTCAAGGTCGAAAG GATGACAAAAATGTTGCACATTTGACTCATGTGAGTGAAATGGAAAAGAAGACTGAGACATTGGACACGATTACTACTATACTCAAAGATGTTATTCAGAACAAG GACCGCATTATAGCTCGCTTGCAGCAGCCATATTCCCTTGATTGCATTCCTGTTGAAGCAGAGTATCag AAACAATTCTCTGAACTACTGATGAAGGCAGCTAGTGATTACGGTGCTTTGACAGCTTCAGTTGCAGATTTTCAGTGGAGTCAGAATTTCAAAGAACCTCCTTCAGTTTTGGGG GAAATGCTTCGACTCATTCCTGTAGCTTTGGCATCTTGCACTCGGTTCTTTGAAGCCATGTCTGCCACAAGAGAGTCATTTGCAACACTTCAGAAACTGAGATTGGGCCATTTTGATTCCCAAAGGGTACCGGGAGTTTCTTATTGTTTAACCCCACCTCCATGGAAAACTGAAGCAAATTATAACGACTTAGGAATCACAAACCAAAGGAGGAAACACCTAGATCAGGTGGAAGATGTAAACAGCCAGGTCACTCAGATTCATCACAATATTTGTACGTACAAGAAAAAAGTTGTTCGACACCATTTAACAACTtgtataaagataaaatag
- the LOC114162339 gene encoding uncharacterized protein LOC114162339 isoform X1: MLNKLLYLKCVTSTATLCYPFIHHYPFVFSLRFSTATSNSRPFAVSYLIDNFGFSPESASKTSNSYCISFQTPEKPETVIRFFRNHGFSNIQINYMVRKAPWLLSCDPSKRVLPKFEFFLSKGVSSSEIVNLVSKYPRFLRPSLKNHILPTYELIYKFLQSHVKTTRCMFGNSFFSRGDRLARNIRLLLENEVRESNIARLLGNHSKEVFASNDIVKLVKEVKDLGFDPSKAIFVVAMIAIKRTSPSLWKEKVDTFKKWGWSDEALSEAFRRHPHCMLTSIKKINVLMNLWVNELGRDALELVQGPKIFGLSMEKRIIPRARVVQHLLAKGLRKSSASFITPICVSEKVFLERFVACFKEESCELLKLYQENVSVQG; encoded by the coding sequence ATGTTGAATAAACTTCTGTACTTGAAATGTGTCACTTCCACAGCAACATTGTGTTACCCTTTTATCCACCACTACCCATTCGTCTTTTCTCTTCGTTTTAGCACAGCCACTTCAAATTCACGCCCATTTGCAGTATCCTACCTCATTGACAACTTTGGGTTCTCCCCTGAGTCTGCTTCCAAAACATCTAACTCCTACTGTATTTCTTTCCAGACCCCAGAAAAACCCGAGACGGTGATCAGGTTTTTCAGAAACCACGGTTTCTCTAATATCCAAATAAACTATATGGTTAGAAAGGCACCATGGTTGCTTTCTTGTGACCCCTCCAAAAGGGTATTGccaaagtttgaattttttctcTCAAAGGGTGTTTCTAGCTCTGAAATTGTTAACCTAGTGAGTAAGTACCCTAGATTTCTGCGTCCAAGCCTGAAGAATCATATACTCCCTACCTATGAATTGATATATAAGTTCTTGCAATCACATGTGAAGACTACTCGTTGTATGTTTGGTAATTCATTTTTCTCTCGCGGGGATCGTCTGGCACGCAACATCAGATTGCTGCTAGAGAATGAAGTGAGAGAATCGAACATTGCAAGATTGCTTGGGAACCATAGTAAGGAGGTGTTCGCCTCAAATGATATAGTTAAGTTGGTGAAGGAAGTAAAGGATTTGGGGTTTGATCCTTCAAAAGCAATTTTTGTTGTAGCGATGATTGCCATAAAAAGGACGAGTCCTTCCCTGTGGAAGGAGAAAGTTGATACCTTCAAGAAATGGGGTTGGTCTGATGAAGCCTTGTCTGAAGCATTTAGGAGGCACCCTCACTGTATGTTGACATCcatcaaaaaaataaatgttttgatgaATCTCTGGGTCAATGAGTTGGGCAGGGATGCTTTGGAACTCGTCCAAGGTCCAAAGATTTTCGGGTTGAGTATGGAAAAGAGAATCATTCCAAGGGCTCGTGTTGTCCAACATTTACTTGCTAAAGGTTTGAGGAAAAGCAGTGCCAGCTTTATTACCCCGATTTGTGTTTCTGAAAAGGTGTTTCTTGAGAGGTTTGTGGCATGTTTTAAGGAGGAATCATGTGAACTATTAAAGCTGTACCAGGAAAATGTTAGTGTTCAAGGATAA
- the LOC114162339 gene encoding uncharacterized protein LOC114162339 isoform X2, with amino-acid sequence MVRKAPWLLSCDPSKRVLPKFEFFLSKGVSSSEIVNLVSKYPRFLRPSLKNHILPTYELIYKFLQSHVKTTRCMFGNSFFSRGDRLARNIRLLLENEVRESNIARLLGNHSKEVFASNDIVKLVKEVKDLGFDPSKAIFVVAMIAIKRTSPSLWKEKVDTFKKWGWSDEALSEAFRRHPHCMLTSIKKINVLMNLWVNELGRDALELVQGPKIFGLSMEKRIIPRARVVQHLLAKGLRKSSASFITPICVSEKVFLERFVACFKEESCELLKLYQENVSVQG; translated from the coding sequence ATGGTTAGAAAGGCACCATGGTTGCTTTCTTGTGACCCCTCCAAAAGGGTATTGccaaagtttgaattttttctcTCAAAGGGTGTTTCTAGCTCTGAAATTGTTAACCTAGTGAGTAAGTACCCTAGATTTCTGCGTCCAAGCCTGAAGAATCATATACTCCCTACCTATGAATTGATATATAAGTTCTTGCAATCACATGTGAAGACTACTCGTTGTATGTTTGGTAATTCATTTTTCTCTCGCGGGGATCGTCTGGCACGCAACATCAGATTGCTGCTAGAGAATGAAGTGAGAGAATCGAACATTGCAAGATTGCTTGGGAACCATAGTAAGGAGGTGTTCGCCTCAAATGATATAGTTAAGTTGGTGAAGGAAGTAAAGGATTTGGGGTTTGATCCTTCAAAAGCAATTTTTGTTGTAGCGATGATTGCCATAAAAAGGACGAGTCCTTCCCTGTGGAAGGAGAAAGTTGATACCTTCAAGAAATGGGGTTGGTCTGATGAAGCCTTGTCTGAAGCATTTAGGAGGCACCCTCACTGTATGTTGACATCcatcaaaaaaataaatgttttgatgaATCTCTGGGTCAATGAGTTGGGCAGGGATGCTTTGGAACTCGTCCAAGGTCCAAAGATTTTCGGGTTGAGTATGGAAAAGAGAATCATTCCAAGGGCTCGTGTTGTCCAACATTTACTTGCTAAAGGTTTGAGGAAAAGCAGTGCCAGCTTTATTACCCCGATTTGTGTTTCTGAAAAGGTGTTTCTTGAGAGGTTTGTGGCATGTTTTAAGGAGGAATCATGTGAACTATTAAAGCTGTACCAGGAAAATGTTAGTGTTCAAGGATAA
- the LOC114162639 gene encoding uncharacterized protein LOC114162639 has protein sequence MFRSQSLKPLFLYSKGLTTPFPSTLSLKLFSLTSQQHSFTVSYLIDTLGFSPQTALKASQRVSFDTPQKPDSVIAFFNKNGFTQAHINNIVKRLPNILACNADKRLSPKFQFLLSKGASASDIVRLVNRCPRILGSSLKNNVIPSFELVKRFLQSDQKTIDCVFGNRPFLQYSVGAQNVDMLLDVGVKDSGIGYLFGRRPSILLSTNLSEAIDEVMEMGFDTSKITFAIALHAKRVVSKSRWDAKVDAFKMWGWSEEMVIDSFRKHPLLMLTSKDKINEIMRFWVVELGWDPLALAKMPKIFGFSLERRIVPRCLVVRYLLVKGLREKSANLSTPFDVSEELFLKNYVMRFKEEASQLLKLYQEKKVSKKTGRTV, from the coding sequence ATGTTTCGCTCCCAAAGCTTGAAACCCCTTTTTCTCTATTCCAAGGGACTCACAACCCCTTTTCCCTCAACACTCTCTCTGAAACTCTTCTCCCTCACTTCGCAACAACACTCATTCACCGTTTCCTACCTCATAGACACCCTTGGCTTCTCACCACAAACCGCTCTCAAGGCTTCCCAGAGAGTTAGCTTCGATACCCCTCAAAAGCCCGACTCAGTCATCGCTTTCTTCAACAAAAATGGATTcacccaagcccacatcaacaACATTGTCAAAAGGTTACCCAACATACTCGCATGCAACGCCGACAAGAGGCTTTCGCCAAAGTTCCAATTTTTACTCTCAAAAGGTGCTTCAGCTTCCGATATCGTTCGCCTCGTTAATAGGTGCCCCAGAATCCTGGGATCCAGCCTCAAGAACAACGTGATCCCCTCCTTCGAATTGGTGAAAAGGTTCCTCCAATCTGACCAGAAAACCATTGATTGTGTTTTCGGTAATAGACCTTTCCTTCAATATAGCGTTGGAGCGCAGAATGTGGACATGTTGCTTGATGTTGGAGTCAAGGACTCCGGCATCGGCTATTTGTTCGGAAGGAGGCCCTCGATACTCTTGTCTACTAACTTGAGTGAGGCAATTGATGAAGTTATGGAAATGGGGTTCGACACTTCCAAGATTACTTTCGCCATTGCCTTGCACGCCAAAAGGGTTGTGTCGAAATCGCGGTGGGACGCGAAAGTTGATGCCTTTAAGATGTGGGGTTGGTCTGAGGAAATGGTTATTGATTCTTTCAGGAAGCATCCCCTCTTAATGTTGACATCCAAAGATAAAATCAATGAGATCATGAGATTTTGGGTTGTTGAATTAGGTTGGGACCCTTTGGCACTTGCCAAAATGCCCAAGATTTTTGGATTCAGTTTGGAGAGAAGGATTGTTCCGAGGTGTTTGGTTGTCCGGTATTTGCTTGTCAAGGGTTTGAGAGAGAAGAGTGCCAACTTGTCCACCCCGTTTGATGTTTCTGAAGAGTTGtttcttaaaaattatgttatgcGTTTTAAGGAGGAAGCTTCTCAACTGTTGAAGCTTTATCAGGAAAAGAAAGTTTCCAAGAAAACAGGGAGGACGGTGTAG
- the LOC114162568 gene encoding transcription termination factor MTERF8, chloroplastic-like yields the protein MLNKLLYLKCVTSTATLPYPFIHHYPFLFSLSYRTITSKSRSFAVSYLIDNFGFSPESASKTSSSYNICFQTPEKPEAVIRFFRNHGFSNMQIKSMVRRLPWLLSCDPCKRVLPKFEFLSSKGVSSSEIVNLVNKYPAVLGPSLENQIVPTYELIYKFLQSDVKTIGCMFGNLLFSRCNLLAHNIRLLQENGVRESNIARLLGNRSHAVFASNDMVKLVKEVKDLGFDPSKAIFAVAMMAMKRISPPLWKEKVDTFKKWGWSDEALSEAFKRHPHVMLTSIKKINVVMNFWVNQLGRDALELVHFPKIFGLSMEKTVIPRALVVQHLLAKGLKKRVSFVTPISVSEQVFLERFVTCFEEESCELLKLYQEKVSVQRKEEVGAA from the coding sequence ATGTTGAATAAACTTCTGTACTTGAAATGTGTCACTTCCACAGCAACACTACCTTACCCTTTTATCCACCACTACCCGTTCCTCTTTTCTCTTAGTTACCGCACGATCACTTCAAAATCACGCTCATTCGCTGTATCCTACCTCATTGACAATTTTGGGTTCTCCCCTGAATCTGCTTCCAAAACATCTAGCTCCTACAATATTTGTTTTCAGACCCCAGAAAAGCCCGAGGCAGTGATCAGGTTCTTCAGAAATCACGGTTTCTCTAATATGCAAATAAAATCTATGGTTAGAAGGTTACCATGGTTGCTTTCCTGTGACCCATGCAAAAGGGTATTGCCAAAGTTTGAATTTTTAAGCTCAAAGGGTGTATCTAGCTCTGAAATTGTTAACCTAGTGAATAAGTACCCTGCAGTACTGGGTCCAAGCCTGGAGAATCAGATAGTTCCAACCTATGAATTGATATATAAGTTCTTGCAATCTGATGTGAAGACTATTGGTTGTATGTTTGGTAATTTATTGTTCTCTCGCTGCAATCTTCTGGCACACAACATCAGATTGCTGCAAGAGAATGGAGTGAGAGAATCGAACATTGCAAGATTGCTTGGGAACCGTAGTCATGCGGTGTTTGCCTCAAATGATATGGTTAAGTTGGTGAAGGAAGTAAAGGATTTGGGGTTTGATCCTTCAAAAGCAATATTTGCTGTAGCGATGATGGCCATGAAAAGAATTAGTCCTCCCCTGTGGAAGGAGAAAGTTGATACCTTCAAGAAATGGGGTTGGTCGGATGAAGCCTTGTCTGAAGCGTTTAAGAGGCACCCTCACGTTATGTTGAcatccattaaaaaaataaatgttgtgATGAACTTCTGGGTCAATCAGTTGGGTCGGGATGCTTTGGAACTTGTCCATTTTCCGAAGATTTTCGGGTTGAGTATGGAAAAGACAGTCATTCCTAGGGCTCTTGTTGTCCAGCATTTACTTGCTAAAGGCTTGAAGAAAAGGGTCAGCTTTGTTACCCCAATTTCTGTTTCTGAACAGGTATTTCTTGAAAGGTTTGTGACATGTTTTGAGGAGGAATCATGTGAACTATTAAAGCTGTACCAGGAAAAAGTTAGTGTTCAAAGAAAAGAGGAGGTTGGTGCAGCATGA
- the LOC114164543 gene encoding nuclear transcription factor Y subunit B-5-like, translating into MEDSFGGSSSKEHDKCSMKEQDQLLPIANVGRLMKQILPQNAKISKEAKETMQECVSEFISFVTSEASEKCRKERRKTVNGDDICWALATLGFDDYAAPITRSMWFLAS; encoded by the exons atggaagatagCTTTGGAGGCAGTTCCTCGAAGGAACATGACAAGTGCAGCATGAAGGAACAAGACCAGTTGCTGCCAATAGCCAATGTTGGTCGGCTGATGAAGCAGATTTTGCCGCAGAATGCGAAGATCTCGAAGGAAGCAAAAGAGACAATGCAAGAATGTGTGTCGGAGTTCATAAGCTTTGTGACAAGTGAAGCTTCGGAGAAGTGCAGAAAGGAGAGGAGAAAGACAGTGAATGGTGATGACATTTGCTGGGCATTGGCTACGCTAGGATTTGATGACTATGCTGCACCAATCACAAG GTCTATGTGGTTTCTTGCAAGTTGA